From a region of the Pongo abelii isolate AG06213 chromosome 9, NHGRI_mPonAbe1-v2.0_pri, whole genome shotgun sequence genome:
- the MRGPRE gene encoding mas-related G-protein coupled receptor member E, producing MMEPREAGRHVGAADGAQEDVAFNLIILSLTEGLGLGGLLGNGAVLWLLSSNVYRNPFAIYLLDVACADLIFLGCHMVAIIPDLLQGRLDFPGFVQTSLATLRFFCYIVGLSLLAAVSVEQCLAALFPAWYSCRRPRHLTTCVCALTWALCLLLHLLLSGACTQFFGEPSRHLCRTLWLVAAVLLAMLCCTMCGASLMLLLRVERGPQRPPPRGFPGLILLTVLLFLFCGLPFGIYRLSRNLLWHIPHYFYHFSFLMAAVHCAAKPVVYFCLGSAQGRRLPLRLVLQRALGDEAELGAVRETSRRGLVDIAA from the coding sequence ATGATGGAGCCCAGAGAAGCTGGACGGCATGTGGGGGCCGCCGACGGCGCCCAGGAGGATGTGGCCTTCAACCTCATCATCCTGTCCCTCACCGAGGGGCTCGGCCTCGGTGGGCTGCTAGGGAACGGGGCGGTCCTCTGGCTGCTCAGCTCCAATGTCTACAGAAACCCCTTCGCCATCTACCTCCTGGACGTGGCCTGCGCGGACCTCATCTTCCTCGGCTGCCACATGGTGGCCATCATCCCCGACTTGCTGCAAGGCCGGCTGGACTTCCCGGGCTTCgtgcagaccagcctggcaacgcTGCGCTTCTTCTGCTACATCGTGGGCCTGAGTCTCCTGGCGGCCGTCAGCGTGGAGCAGTGCCTGGCCGCCCTCTTCCCGGCCTGGTACTCATGCCGCCGCCCACGCCACCTGACCACCTGTGTGTGCGCCCTCACCTGGGCCCTCTGCCTGCTGCTGCACCTGCTGCTCAGCGGCGCCTGCACCCAGTTCTTCGGGGAGCCCAGCCGCCACCTGTGCCGGACGCTGTGGCTGGTGGCAGCGGTGCTGCTGGCTATGCTGTGTTGCACCATGTGTGGGGCCAGCCTTATGCTGCTGCTGCGGGTGGAGCGAGGCCCCCAGCGGCCCCCACCCCGGGGCTTCCCCGGGCTCATCCTCCTCAccgtcctcctcttcctcttctgcgGCCTACCCTTCGGCATCTACCGGTTGTCCCGGAACCTGCTCTGGCACATCCCCCACTACTTCTACCACTTCAGCTTCCTCATGGCCGCCGTGCACTGCGCGGCCAAGCCCGTCGTCTACTTCTGCCTGGGCAGTGCCCAGGGCCGCAGGCTGCCCCTCCGGCTGGTCCTCCAGCGAGCACTGGGAGACGAGGCTGAGCTGGGGGCCGTCAGGGAGACCTCCCGCCGGGGCCTGGTGGACATAGCAGCCTGA
- the MRGPRG gene encoding mas-related G-protein coupled receptor member G, producing MFGLFGLWRTFDSVVFYLTLIVGLGGLVGNGLVLWNLGFHIKKGPFSVYLLHLAAADFLFLSCHVGFSVAQAALGAQDTLYFVLTFLWFAVGLWLLAAFSVERCLSDLFPACYHGCRPRHASAVLCALVWALTLPAVLLPANACGLLRNSARPLVCLRYHVASVTWFLVLACVAWTAGVVLFVWVTCCSMRARPRLYGIVLGALILLFFCGLPLVFYWSLQPLLNFLLPMFSPLAMLLACVNSSSKPLIYLGLGRQPGKREPLRVVLRRALGEGAELGARGQSLPMGLL from the coding sequence ATGTTTGGGCTGTTCGGCCTCTGGAGAACCTTCGACAGTGTGGTCTTCTACCTGACGCTGATCGTGGGCCTCGGGGGACTGGTGGGTAATGGGCTGGTGCTCTGGAACCTCGGCTTCCACATCAAGAAGGGCCCCTTCTCCGTCTACCTGCTGCACCTGGCCGCCGCCGACTTCTTGTTCCTCTCCTGCCACGTGGGCTTCTCCGTGGCTCAGGCTGCCCTGGGCGCCCAGGACACACTCTACTTCGTGCTCACCTTCCTGTGGTTCGCGGTGGGTCTCTGGCTGCTGGCGGCCTTCAGCGTGGAGCGCTGCCTCTCCGACCTCTTCCCCGCCTGCTACCACGGCTGTCGGCCCAGACACGCCTCGGCCGTCCTCTGCGCCCTGGTGTGGGCCCTGACCCTGCCGGCCGTGCTGCTGCCCGCTAACGCCTGCGGCCTGCTGCGCAACAGCGCGCGCCCCCTGGTCTGCCTGCGCTACCACGTGGCCAGCGTCACCTGGTTCCTGGTGCTGGCCTGCGTGGCCTGGACAGCTGGGGTGGTCCTCTTTGTCTGGGTGACCTGCTGCTCCATGCGCGCGAGGCCCAGGCTCTACGGCATCGTCCTAGGCGCGCTGATCCTGCTCTTCTTCTGTGGCCTGCCCTTGGTCTTCTACTGGAGCCTGCAGCCCCTGCTGAACTTCCTGCTGCCCATGTTTTCCCCACTGGCCATGCTGCTGGCCTGCGTCAACAGCAGCTCCAAGCCCCTCATCTACTTGGGGTTGGGCCGGCAGCCCGGGAAGCGGGAGCCGCTGCGGGTGGTACTGCGGAGGGCCCTGGGAGAGGGCGCCGAGCTGGGTGCCAGGGGACAGTCCCTGCCCATGGGCCTCCTATAA